A window from Rhineura floridana isolate rRhiFlo1 chromosome 17, rRhiFlo1.hap2, whole genome shotgun sequence encodes these proteins:
- the PLK1 gene encoding serine/threonine-protein kinase PLK1 has translation MSAAVPSRGSRPGSGTAATAAPGGGSGKSRGAPESKAIPEVLVDPRSRRRYLLGRFLGKGGFAKCYEITDAESKEVFAGKIVPKSLLLKAPQKEKMAMEVAIHRSLQHRHVVGFHGFFEDSSFVFVVLELCRRRSLLELHKRRKVLTEPEARYYLRQIIQGCQYLHSNRVIHRDLKLGNLFLNDDMEVKIGDFGLATKVEYDGERKKTLCGTPNYIAPEVLGKKGHSFEVDVWSIGCIMYTLLVGKPPFETSCLKETYIRIKNNEYTIPTHINPLAATLIQKMLRSDPSARPTVDELLSDDFFTTGYIPSRLPTTCLTVAPRFSLAPTGFDPSGRKPLTVVNKGPESPVLDKLPEKEEEVVLREPSGPGDSHLADLLQQLTLVNASKPSERAPVRQEEAEDPACIPIFWVSKWVDYSDKYGLGYQLCDNSVGVLFNDSTRLIMYDDGDSLQYIEQNGSESYFNVRSYPDAFNKKITLLKYFRNYMSEHLLKAGANITPREGDELARLPYLCTWFRTRSAIILHLSNGTVQINFFQDHTKVILCPLMAAVTYINEKREFRTYKLTLVEEFGCCKELASRLRYARTMVEKLLSYKSGSASTKPIT, from the exons ATGAGCGCGGCGGTGCCCAGCAGGGGGTCCCGCCCGGGGTCGGGGACGGCGGCGACGGCTGCGCCTGGCGGGGGCAGCGGCAAGAGCCGGGGGGCGCCGGAGAGCAAGGCCATACCGGAGGTGCTGGTGGACCCGCGGAGCCGTCGGCGCTACCTGCTGGGGCGCTTCCTGGGCAAGGGCGGCTTCGCCAAGTGCTACGAGATCACCGACGCGGAGAGCAAGGAGGTCTTCGCCGGCAAGATCGTGCCCAAGTCGCTGCTGCTGAAGGCGCCGCAGAAGGAGAAGATGGCCATGGAGGTCGCCATCCACCGCAGCCTCCAGCACCGCCACGTGGTCGGCTTCCACGGCTTCTTCGAGGACAGCAGCTTCGTCTTCGTCGTCCTCGAGCTCTGCCGGCGGCGG TCCCTTTTGGAGCTACACAAGCGGCGGAAAGTGCTGACGGAGCCAGAAGCCCGCTACTACCTGCGGCAGATCATCCAAGGCTGCCAGTACCTGCACAGTAACAGGGTCATCCACCGCGACCTCAAGCTGGGCAACTTGTTCCTTAATGATGACATGGAGGTGAAGATAG GTGACTTTGGCTTAGCCACCAAAGTAGAGTACGACGGTGAGCGGAAGAAGACGCTGTGCGGGACGCCCAACTACATCGCCCCAGAGGTGTTGGGCAAGAAAGGCCACAGCTTCGAGGTGGATGTCTGGTCCATCGGCTGCATCAT GTACACCCTCCTGGTTGGGAAGCCACCCTTTGAAACCTCCTGTCTGAAAGAAACGTACATCCGAATTAAGAACAACGAGTACACCATTCCAACG CACATCAACCCTCTAGCTGCTACCCTCATCCAGAAGATGCTGCGGTCTGACCCGTCTGCGCGCCCCACCGTTGACGAGCTGCTGAGCGACGACTTCTTCACGACGGGCTACATCCCTTCCCGGCTGCCCACCACCTGCCTCACTGTGGCCCCCAGGTTCTCTCTGGCCCCGACCGGGTTTGACCCCAGCGGGAGAAAGCCTCTCACAGTGGTTAACAAAG GACCAGAGAGCCCTGTGCTAGACAAGCTGcctgagaaggaagaggaggtggtccTGCGGGAGCCAAGTGGGCCGGGAGACAGCCACCTGGCCGACCTGCTGCAGCAGCTGACCCTGGTCAACGCCTCCAAGCCCTCGGAAAGAGCACCAGTTAGACAAG AGGAGGCCGAAGACCCAGCCTGCATCCCCATCTTCTGGGTTAGCAAATGGGTGGACTACTCGGACAAGTACGGCCTAG GCTACCAGCTATGCGACAACAGCGTTGGGGTCCTCTTCAATGACTCGACACGTCTCATCATGTACGACGACGGGGACAGCCTGCAATACATTGAGCAGAACGGCTCCGAGTCATATTTCAACGTCCGCTCTTACCCAGATGCTTTCAACAAGAAG ATCACGCTGCTGAAATATTTCCGGAACTACATGAGTGAGCACTTGCTGAAAGCGGGGGCCAACATCACCCCCCGAGAGGGAGATGAGCTGGCGCGTCTCCCCTACTTGTGCACGTGGTTCCGCACTCGCAGTGCCATCATCCTGCACCTGAGTAATGGCACTGTGCAGATCAACTTCTTCCAG GACCACACCAAGGTCATCCTCTGCCCCTTGATGGCGGCCGTCACCTACATCAATGAGAAGCGGGAGTTCCGCACCTACAAGCTGACCCTGGTGGAGGAGTTTGGCTGCTGCAAGGAGCTGGCCAGCCGCCTCCGCTACGCCCGCACCATGGTGGAGAAGCTGCTGAGCTACAAGTCGGGCTCTGCCTCTACAAAGCCTATCACTTAG